The Mycoplasmopsis cynos region TTAAAAAAGCTTGAACTGACAAAAAGAATGTAGTAAATGCAGAAACGATTGCAATATGAACAAATATATACATAGTATCATAAGGACGTTCATTCCATCTAATTGCATATAAGTTTAAAATAATAATTAGTGTTGAAATGAATATTCCTAAATACTCAAAGAAAAAAATATTCAACTACCAACATAAAGTTTATATTGAGCTTTTTTGTCACTTTTAAAAATTTTCCTTGTTTTGTTTCGTCATTATTATTCCTCCTTATTCATTTTATTTTCATAAAGAAATGATGAAGACTTATAACGATCAATTTCTAAAATATTTAAAGCTCTTTTCATTAATCTAAAATCATTTTCTTGATCTAATTGATCAAAATAAATTCATTTTCTAGTTTGGTAATACAAATGTTCAAATTTTAATAAGTTGAATTTCTCCTTATAAAATCTAAATTTATTATTAATTGCAAAAAACGCAATTAATGAACTAATCATACTTGTTAACGAATTAATAATTGTAGTAGCTAAAATGTAGTTTGAACTATCTTTTCAAAAATCTAATCGATATGGATTTTCATTATTTTGGTAATTCGAATTATTACCTGCTAAAAAATAAACAGCAATAATAGCAACATATAATGTTGAAATAAATGTAATAGTGTTTAAAGAATAATACAAAATACCATAAATATATTTTTTTATTTTCGCCTTATTTTGAAGCTCAAGAAATCTTTTATAAAAAGCAGATTGGTTTTTTGATTTCATTATTTACCTACTTTATTAGTGCTTTTCAACTCTTTTTTAAGAATCTTTTTAATTGTTTGCTTTTGCTTTAAAGAAATCTTCTCTCATAAAGCATCAAGTATAATGCTTAAGTCAGTATCGCTAAGTTTTTTAGCTTTATATTTATCATTAATATAATTAAGCGTATTTAAAACTTTATGGTATTCACTATTTTTAGTATTATGTTTATAAATTGCTAGAAATATTGTTAATAAAAAAGAAATAATCAATAAAACAACGAATGTAATTAACAAAATAAATGAAAGACTTTGATTAGTAATATGTTCTTTTTTTGATATTAAAACTAATTTTACCAGTGCTCATATCGCTAAGGCAATTGATGAAACATTCAATAAAATAATTACAAATGAAAAAACATTGTCTAAAATTGAATAAATCCTCAACTTCTTGCGATGTAAATCTTGCTTTTCTTTTAGTTTTTGAACAATAGCTTGCATAACTAAATTTTACAATATGTAATAAATTTGATAAATTAAATTATTGAATAGTTTATAATATACACTAATATGAAAAAGGTAGCAATTTTTAGTGATGTTGACGGAACAATTTATCCCTTTCCCAGTGGAATTCTTTCTAAAAAGAACAAAGATAAAGTCAATGAAATAGTAGATAGAGGTGTGGAATTTATCATTAATACTGGCAATGGCCCTTATGATAAGATAAAAAATTTAGCAAATAATTTAAAAGCTCGTTATATCATCTTTTCTAATGGTGCTTTTATCTATGATAATTTCAAAGATGAGATCTTAAATATTGAATATATCGATCATAATGAAGCTAAGAAAGTTTGAGACCTAGCTAAAGAATTAGAATTACCGCTTTATTATTTTGGTACACATCGATTTTTTTTAAAGGATGCGACCGATAAGCATCGAGAATTCTTTACTGAATTTTGTCAATATAGCAATTGAATTGAGAATGGTGAAATTCCTCATGATTTACACAAAATAGAAACATATGGCTCATATGATAAAGTAAAAGAGTTTTATAAGTTAGCAAAGGAAAGAAAAATTAATCTTAATATTGTTGATTGGATAGACATATCGAAATTACTAAACCAGGAATATCAAAAGGTTCCGGAATTAAATGAATTTGTCAAAATGTTTTAAATATTGATGTAAATGATGTTATGGCTATTGGAGATAGCCAAAATGATATATCAATGTTTCAAATAGTTGGATATCCATATTTAATGGAAAATTCTGATCCATATACTAGAACATTCGGAAAATATTTTACTTCAACTGTTGATCAAGATGGTCTTGCAGAAGCTATTGATGATTATTTATATCGTGTTGATTTTGATCTTAAAAGAGAAATTTCACAACAAAAATCAAACAAACAACAAAATTTGTTGTTTGTTTGATTTTTGTTGTGAAATTTCTCTTTTAAGATCAAAATCAACACGATATAAAATAATCATCAATAGGCTTCTGCAAGACCATCTTGATCAACAGTTGAAGTAAAATATTTTCCGAATGTTCTAGTATATGGATCAGAATTTTCCATTAATATGGATATCCAACTATTTGAAACATTGATATATCATTTTGGCTATCTCCAATAGCCATAACATCATTTACATCAATATTTAAAACATTTTTGACAAATTCATTTAATTCCGGAACCTTTTGATATTCCTGGTTTAGTAATTTCGATATGTCTATCCAAATCAACAATATTAAGATTAATTTTTTCTTTCCTTTGCTAACTTATAAACTCTTTTACTTTATCATATGAGCCATATGTTTTCTATTTTGTGTAAATCATGAGGAATTTCACCATTCTCAATTCAATTGCTATATTGACAAAATTCAGTAAAGAATTCTCGATGCTTATCGGTCGCATCCTTTAAAAAAAATCGATGTGTACCAAAATAATAAAGCGGTAATTCTAATTCTTTAGCTAGGTCTCAAAACTTTCTTAGCTTCATTATGATCGATATATTCAATATTTAAGATCTCATCTTTGAAATTATCATAGATAAAAGCACCATTAGAAAAGATGATATAACGAGCTTTTAAATTATTTGCTAAATTTTTTATCTTATTCATAAGGGCCATTGCCAGTATTAATGATAAATCCACACCTCTATCTACTATTTCATTGACTTATCTTTGTTCTTTTTAGAAAGAATTCCACTGGGAAAGGGATAAATTGTTCCGTCAACATCACTAAAAATTGCTACCTTTTTCATATTAGTGTATATTATAAACTATTCAATAATTTAATTTATCAAATTTATTACATATTGTAAAATTTAGTTATGCAAGCTATTGTTCAAAAACTAAAAGAAAAGCAAGATTTACATCGCAAGAAGTTGAGGATTTATTCAATTTTAGACAATGTTTTTTCATTTGTAATTATTTTATTGAATGTTTCATCAATTGCCTTAGCGATATGAGCACTGGTAAAATTAGTTTTAATATCAAAAAAAGAACATATTACTAATCAAAGTCTTTCATTTATTTTGTTAATTACATTCGTTGTTTTATTGATTATTTCTTTTTTATTAACAATATTTCTTAGCAATTTATAAACATAATACTAAAAATAGTGAATACCATAAAGTTTTAAATACGCTTAATTATATTAATGATAAATATAAAGCTAAAAAAACTTAGCGATACTGACTTAAGCATTATACTTGATGCTTTATGAGAGAAGATTTCTTTAAAGCAAAAGCAAACAATTAAAAAGATTCTTAAAAAAGAGTTGAAAAGCACTAATAAAGTAGGTAAATAATGAAATCAAAAAAACCAATCTGCTTTTTATAAAAGATTTCTTGAGCTTCAAAATAAGGCGAAAATAAAAAAATATATTTATGGTATTTTGTATTATTCTTTAAACACTATTACATTTATTTCAACATTATATGTTGCTATTATTGCTGTTTATTTTTTAGCAGGTAATAATTCGAATTACCAAAATAATGAAAATCCATATCGATTAGATTTTGAAAAGATAGTTCAAACTACATTTAGCTACTACAATTATTAATTCGTTAACAAGTATGATTAGTTCATTAATTGCGTTTTTTGCAATTAATAATAAATTTAGATTTTATAAGGAGAAATTCAACTTATTAAAATTTGAACATTTGTATTACCAAACTAGAAAATGAATTTATTTTGATCAATTAGATCAAGAAAATGATTTTAGATTAATGAAAAGAGCTTTAAATATTTAGAAATTGATCGTTATAAGTCTTCATCATTTCTTTATGAAAATAAAATGAATAAGGAGGAATAATAATGACGAAACAAAACAAGGAAAAATTTTTAAAAGTGACAAAAAAAGCTCAATATAAACTTTATGTTGGTAGTTGAATATTTTTTTCTTTGAGTATTTTAGGAATATTCATTTCAACACTAATTATTATTTTAAACTTATATGCA contains the following coding sequences:
- a CDS encoding DUF4231 domain-containing protein; its protein translation is MKSKNQSAFYKRFLELQNKAKIKKYIYGILYYSLNTITFISTLYVAIIAVYFLAGNNSNYQNNENPYRLDFWKDSSNYILATTIINSLTSMISSLIAFFAINNKFRFYKEKFNLLKFEHLYYQTRKWIYFDQLDQENDFRLMKRALNILEIDRYKSSSFLYENKMNKEE
- a CDS encoding HAD family hydrolase → MKKVAIFSDVDGTIYPFPSGILSKKNKDKVNEIVDRGVEFIINTGNGPYDKIKNLANNLKARYIIFSNGAFIYDNFKDEILNIEYIDHNEAKKVWDLAKELELPLYYFGTHRFFLKDATDKHREFFTEFCQYSNWIENGEIPHDLHKIETYGSYDKVKEFYKLAKERKINLNIVDWIDISKLLNQEYQKVPELNEFVKMF
- a CDS encoding HAD family hydrolase — translated: MDRHIEITKPGISKGSGIKWICQNVLNIDVNDVMAIGDSQNDISMFQIVGYPYLMENSDPYTRTFGKYFTSTVDQDGLAEAIDDYLYRVDFDLKREISQQKSNKQQNLLFVWFLLWNFSFKIKINTI
- a CDS encoding HAD hydrolase family protein encodes the protein MIWIDISKLLNQEYQKVPELNEFVKNVLNIDVNDVMAIGDSQNDISMFQIVGYPY